In the Gorilla gorilla gorilla isolate KB3781 chromosome 1, NHGRI_mGorGor1-v2.1_pri, whole genome shotgun sequence genome, CCCTAAAAAAGTCTAGCTGCCAATCAGGTTGGGaagataaataaaacagcatAGTTTATTTTAACCTATATCTTCCATACGAACCTAGTTTGTCTATAGAAAAGCCATCTGCTGGCACCAGGCCAGTATGTCTTAATTTTCTTGTTATTCTAAGTATCTCATTTTTCCAAAAGAGGAAATGTGTAAGTAGCAGGTGTACATAGGTGACACATTTCTACAAAGCCTTCTCTGTAGTCTTGACCTGTGTGGGGACAGGGTCTACTTTTGGAAGCATTTTCAAAGGCAGAATAAAACTTTACTTGAGGTTTTCTCCATAGAAGGACACCAGAGTTGTGCCCATATGATGAGTCCCTTATTGGTGTTGAATAAATTGTCTTTTCTCCAGGAAATAACctttgttctttcatatttacaGGTTTCTTTTGATGGACAGATGGAGTAATCtccaaaacaagaaatggggcagAAGCAGTTTCTTTTCTGATCATGTCTCTGATGAAATGATAGGTCCTAGACTTTTCTGATACCTTGTAtggtgtggggaggggctgggctgtGTCCTGGGATGGATGTACAGGCTGCTGTCTGGACCGGGGCTGTTCAGAGCCCCGTGGCCTTTTCCTGATGTTCCCTGCGCATCCAGCGCATCCACACTTTCAGGAATAATCATCTTGAGGAATTTCCTCCCCAGCTGTTTAAATCAGAGTTCCATTTGCTGGAAAACAGAGAGAACCTAAATGAATTAACCCTTGGCTTTTTGGTATAACTTTTAACAAACATAATAATTCCATCATTCAGATTTCCAAATAGAGGCCAAGAGGTAGTTTTATGCCCACTTGGTCTCCCAAATCTCTTGTTCACTGTGAATCTGTCTACTCCCATCACTTCCTCAGGAGCTGCAGAGAGAATTGTGGCAGTCTAGAAGAGCAAAAGCTCATGACCAATATTAGAGGCCAACATTCATAAATGCAACTTAGCAtagctttttctcctttcctcttctggAAGTTTTTAATCATGTCCCTGAGGTGGTAAGGAGcttaggaaattaaaagtgcacaAAAATGTTATCTAACAAGGAGAGGGAAAAGCAAAaggtaaatgaagaaaagatgcAAACTCAATGTAATTCAGTTTGATATCCAACGCAGGCAATATAAGGGTCAGCAGAAAAGGGAGGCTGGATTCATGGGGTTTCTCAAAGCAAGGAGGacccaagggggaaaaaaaggcaattttGGTGATTTTGAATGTAATAGTAAGAACTTCTTGCTCCATTGTAATTCCAGGGATCCCAGAATTACAATGGGATTCAGCAATATGAGTACAATTTAATTTGGAAGCAAGGCAGGAGACATAAGTCACTCTTTGAAACACAGATGGACTTATATAGCTGAAGTGGGTAAAATAAGGCTCCCATTAGCATTTCATTTGGAGAAAAAAGcaaggaagatggaaatacctaattatactttaaaagaaagaaaaagaatgtgtgaAGATGGTTGACGGTTTCAGGTCCTCTGTAAAAGAGGTGGCTTCTTCCTTCATATAAAACACTGTCTGGAcgattaatttaatttataattaggGAGATGAGAACGAACAGGTAAATGAATTGTTTGTTCTTTGTGGGTGTCCCCCCTGCTGTACATGctcatcctcctcctctctgGAGGTGTAGGTGGGTGGGGTCATTTCACTAGTGTTGTCTCAGGCCTCCATTCCTACTTTCCTTTGAAAGCTGTTCTTGTGTACTCAACCCAGAAAATTCCAGGCCTATTGTCCTCAGCCCTCACTAGAGTCCTAGATACACAccgttttattttctttttttggtgtaaAGATTCAGTTAAAAAATATCTTCCTTCAGACATCTGCTGACTACAGGAAATTATTGTCATAGCCTATGTGAAGGTCACAATGACACTAAGATGATGTTTTAAAACTCCTGAACTCTGTAGGGAAAAGCAAGTAGAAGCTATTATTCTTACTCGCTGGTAGCATACCGTAGATAGCTCCAGGACTGAGACCCGAGGCCCAGAGGACACTGTACTGAAGGCACACTTAGTGCTCTCCCTATGTCACGGTCCTACAGGCCAGCAAAAGTGAGTACAACTGTCCCAGCATGTCAGTTACACATACTGGCCCTAAATGTTCAGCattatttaaaagggaaagaaaaaagttggCTTTTCAGACAAAATTTTGTGTGAACTGAACAATGTCAGACTATGCTTCTTTGGGTCCAAACAATTTCAACTTTACAGCTCTCAGATGTTCTGGCAGCTCATTCTTTGTTCATTTCACCTATTATACAAGTGTTTCTGGGTCCAAGCCACAGAGCAAAATAGACACAAATAAATCAAATGTTTCATATAAAGGAGAAAATGCTAATGGTCTGTTGTATATACCAGCAGTCCCCAacttggcaccagggactggtttcatggaagacaatttttgcaGGGACCCAGGAAGTGCGGGGTAGTGGGCGGTAGGATGgctttgggatgaaactgttccgcCTCAGATCCTCAGGCATTGAGGAgcctgcaacctagatccctcacatgtgcagttcacaacagggttcgtgctcctatgagaatctaatgccgctgctgtgACAGcgggtggagctcaggtggtaatgcttgctcacctgccgctcacctcctgctgtgcagcccagttcctgacaggccatggaccagtatgGTCCGtgacctgggggttggggacccctgatctaTGCTACTGCACTGTAGGCTCTAAGGgaacttaaaaacagaaaaataatggagAGAAGGTGTTTGTAGAACACAGACATGTCAGCAAAGGCACTGAGTATCTACTCCTGAGTGGttacctttccctttcccttcagtTGCCCTCAGCCATGCTTTCGGTGTCACAATCTTTTGGTGGTTCTCCTCCTCCTGGCAACTCACTCTCGATTTCCCACAGGACATCGTCTTCCTCCTCCAAGTTGCTGGAGATATGGCACTTCTTGAACCCTTGGACGATGGACTCACTTGAGATGCTATTCCACGCGACCATGACCCACTCCAGAAAGAGGCCCAGGGGTGGCTTCTTAGCATTCCCGGTTGGGCTCAGCGCCAGGTTCCCAGCCAGAAGCCAGTTGGAGTACTGGGCCCGCACACTGTCATTCAGTGGCTTGTAGACCACGACATCCAGCACCTGAAGCTGTGAGGTCAGACCCCCTGGGATGATCACCATGTCAGTGTTCATGCTTTCCATGGAGTTCTTCACGGAATCCGTGGCATGGCCCCGGAAGCCATTCAAGATCAGCATCCCTCGCTGCTTGGGCACTGCTCCTGTCCTCCGTCTCCACACCACTTCCAACCAGTCCTGCATCAAGTCTTCAGTCATCCACCCATACCGGTGGCAGCGGATTTCCATCCCACTGGGAAACTTCCCCGGGGGGATATATGTTCCCCTCAAAATGATGTACGGTGGTAACTTCCTCCCATCAGCCAAGACACCAAGCATTGCTgtgattttcagtttttccctgcCTGGTGTCTTGACCAAGACAGGCTTTTCGCCCTGGTTATCAACAGTTACCCGTGATGGCACCTCTAAACAAATGGGCGTCTCATCTGCATTCCCCATCTGAGCTACCTCATAGTCATGCGCCCTGCGCAGAGCCAGGACACTGCGCTGGTAAGTGATGAGTTTCTCAGTCAGGTCTTCCGGCAGGTGCTGGGGCACGGGCACTTTATGCCTCAGAGACAGGTCATACCTTCTCATCATTCTTCGACACCAACCCAAGCTTGCCTTGAACCCTTTCTCTGGAATGTTCATTTCCTGGGCGATTTCGAGAGCTTTCAGCTGCATCGCCTCCCGGGTGATGGGGTCCCCTTTGGCCTGCATGTATCTGACATATTCGGCCACACGCTGGTCCACCAGAGCAAACCTCCCATTCTTGGGGCCTCGGAATGCCCGCCGCATGGCGTGGGCGTTTTGAAGCTGTGGCTTCACTTTGCGCCAGTCTCGAACGTTTTTTTCCAATACTCCAAACTGCTTGGCAGCCTGGCAGTTGTTGGTGCTCTCAGCATATTCCACTACCATCAGCTTGAACCCTGCGTCGTAACTGCGGCGCATACCCCGGCTGAACTGAAACTTCCCAGCTATGTCATCAGCCGAGAGGTCATACCCTGGGAAGCCCATGGCCATGTAGAAGGGGTACCCCTCACTCCACTCGGGCAGCTCTGTGATATCCCGAGGCAGACGGAGGCCAAAGCTGTCAAAGTGCTGAGGCTGAG is a window encoding:
- the POGK gene encoding pogo transposable element with KRAB domain, yielding MESTAYPLNLSLKEEEEEEEIQSRELEDGPANMQKVRICSEGGWVPALFDEVAIYFSDEEWEVLTEQQKALYREVMRMNYETVLSLEFPFPKPDMITRLEGEEESQNSDEWQLQGGTSAENEESDVKPPDWPNPMNATSQFPQPQHFDSFGLRLPRDITELPEWSEGYPFYMAMGFPGYDLSADDIAGKFQFSRGMRRSYDAGFKLMVVEYAESTNNCQAAKQFGVLEKNVRDWRKVKPQLQNAHAMRRAFRGPKNGRFALVDQRVAEYVRYMQAKGDPITREAMQLKALEIAQEMNIPEKGFKASLGWCRRMMRRYDLSLRHKVPVPQHLPEDLTEKLITYQRSVLALRRAHDYEVAQMGNADETPICLEVPSRVTVDNQGEKPVLVKTPGREKLKITAMLGVLADGRKLPPYIILRGTYIPPGKFPSGMEIRCHRYGWMTEDLMQDWLEVVWRRRTGAVPKQRGMLILNGFRGHATDSVKNSMESMNTDMVIIPGGLTSQLQVLDVVVYKPLNDSVRAQYSNWLLAGNLALSPTGNAKKPPLGLFLEWVMVAWNSISSESIVQGFKKCHISSNLEEEDDVLWEIESELPGGGEPPKDCDTESMAEGN